The following proteins come from a genomic window of Candidatus Binatia bacterium:
- a CDS encoding alpha/beta hydrolase, whose translation MSPVQKRRIKTSDGVELNLLESGTGPALLLVHGWSQTAALFRPQLEGLASHYRVLALDLRGHGESENAPSGYRLSRLAMDVHEVLEQLGLDAVHVLGHSMGNAVFWSHWELFGRDRFTKMIIAEEPLTLMARPAWSAEKRAQAGCLAEPDEMARNCDALEGADAEAFAADFVEGMLSSRVSKEDRRFIVEQNLLLPRPAASALLQSASTDDWRDLVPRIDIPALIIAGKASLVPTASQRWIHRNIKGSKLIEFEEEEGGYHFMFWENPEKFNQCVIDFLGD comes from the coding sequence TGAGTCCGGTGCAAAAGCGGAGGATCAAAACCTCCGATGGAGTGGAACTGAACCTTCTCGAGTCCGGAACAGGCCCCGCACTCTTGCTGGTGCACGGCTGGTCGCAGACTGCCGCGCTCTTCCGCCCCCAGCTCGAGGGTCTCGCATCGCACTACCGGGTACTCGCCCTCGACTTGCGAGGCCACGGCGAATCCGAAAATGCACCCTCGGGCTACCGACTCTCCCGGCTGGCGATGGATGTCCACGAAGTTCTCGAACAGCTCGGTCTCGACGCGGTGCACGTCCTCGGCCACTCCATGGGGAACGCAGTGTTCTGGAGCCACTGGGAGCTCTTCGGTCGGGATCGATTCACCAAGATGATCATCGCAGAAGAACCCCTGACTCTGATGGCACGGCCGGCCTGGTCCGCGGAAAAACGAGCGCAAGCGGGGTGTCTGGCTGAACCCGACGAGATGGCGCGCAACTGCGATGCACTCGAAGGAGCAGATGCCGAGGCCTTTGCGGCAGACTTCGTGGAAGGCATGCTCAGTTCAAGGGTCTCGAAAGAAGATCGGCGCTTCATCGTAGAGCAAAACCTTCTGCTCCCCCGGCCTGCCGCCTCCGCCCTCTTGCAAAGCGCTTCCACCGATGACTGGCGTGACCTCGTACCCAGGATCGATATCCCCGCCCTGATCATCGCGGGAAAGGCCAGTCTCGTTCCAACCGCGTCCCAGCGATGGATCCACCGCAACATCAAGGGCTCCAAACTCATCGAATTCGAAGAAGAAGAAGGTGGATACCACTTCATGTTTTGGGAGAACCCCGAAAAGTTCAACCAGTGCGTGATCGACTTCCTCGGCGACTAG